Proteins encoded within one genomic window of Salmo trutta chromosome 11, fSalTru1.1, whole genome shotgun sequence:
- the LOC115202211 gene encoding high mobility group protein B2 has protein sequence MPGKDPNKPKGKTSSYAFFVATCREEHKKKHPGTSVNFSEFSKKCSERWRTMSAKEKVKFEDMAKGDKVRYDKDMKGYVPPKGSKAAGKRKKDPNAPKRPPSAFFVFCAEHRGRIKADNPGMGIGDIAKQLGLLWGKQTPKDKLPHEAKAAKLKEKYEKDVAAYKAKGGAGATAKSGPGRPAVGKKAAPMDDDDDDDDEEEDDDEEEDDDEDDD, from the exons ATGCCGGGTAAAGATCCTAATAAGCCGAAGGGAAAGACTTCTTCCTATGCGTTCTTCGTTGCGACGTGCCGGGAAGAACACAAGAAAAAACACCCAGGAACTTCAGTGAACTTTTCCGAGTTCTCAAAGAAATGCTCAGAGAGGTGGAGG ACCATGTCTGCAAAAGAGAAGGTGAAGTTTGAGGACATGGCCAAGGGTGACAAAGTCCGTTATGACAAGGACATGAAGGGTTATGTGCCCCCCAAGGGATCCAAGGCAGCAGGAAAGAGAAAGAAGGACCCCAATGCCCCCAAGAGGCCACC TTCTGCATTTTTCGTGTTCTGTGCTGAACACCGTGGAAGAATCAAGGCTGATAACCCAGGCATGGGCATTGGTGACATCGCCAAGCAGCTGGGTCTGCTGTGGGGCAAGCAGACTCCCAAAGACAAGCTGCCACATGAAGCAAAGGCCGCCAAGCTGAAGGAGAAGTATGAGAAG GATGTTGCTGCCTACAAGGCTAAGGGAGGCGCAGGTGCAACTGCTAAGAGTGGCCCTGGCAGGCCAGCTGTTGGCAAGAAGGCAGCGCCCAtggatgatgacgatgatgatgatgacgaagaggaggatgatgacgaggaagaggatgatgacgAGGATGACGACTAA